One window of Thermacetogenium phaeum DSM 12270 genomic DNA carries:
- a CDS encoding radical SAM protein: protein MLGVLLTQSVRYENILPLTSTCNLRCLFCSNAQNPPGVEVFSIPPLPLPLVRRLIPLLNPHRKIIIGEAASRISEGEPLTHPEFWKIMELVRKYYPRTPVQITTNGKLLNRVGVERLSELQPVVVNLSLNSATPSGRRILMGDDSGSVLAAASWMAELGMPYHGSIVACPQLVGWEDIRRSWRFLRDNGARTVRIFLPGFTRYAPRFLRFPPQEMYRRLQEFVEEEAALSATPLIMEPAPVGGDAEPFRAEVEGVIPGSPAAAAGIRRGDVIKRVRGKDVRSRVEAYRLLERLRCPVLDIEGRGRVSFRKGRGEAPGVVMNYDIDRDLVKRLAGAIANNRAGNALLLASVWGRPRLESILPELCRSGAQVQIRAVPSVIFGGSIASAGLLTLSDFRRALNRVVEEEGDVFDLVLLPGIAFDRWGRDLLGRPWWELRRCTRGKVDIVT from the coding sequence GTGCTCGGTGTGCTTTTGACGCAGTCGGTTCGTTATGAAAACATCCTTCCCCTTACCTCAACCTGTAATCTCCGCTGCCTTTTCTGCAGCAATGCCCAAAATCCCCCGGGGGTTGAGGTTTTTTCCATTCCTCCTCTCCCCCTGCCTCTGGTCAGGAGATTGATTCCCCTCTTAAACCCGCACCGCAAGATCATCATCGGGGAGGCCGCTTCCCGGATCAGTGAAGGCGAGCCTCTGACGCATCCGGAGTTTTGGAAGATCATGGAGCTGGTACGCAAATATTATCCGCGCACACCTGTACAGATTACCACGAACGGAAAACTGCTCAACCGTGTCGGGGTCGAACGGCTTTCTGAACTGCAGCCCGTAGTGGTCAACCTTTCGCTGAACAGCGCCACACCATCAGGTAGGCGGATCTTGATGGGTGATGATTCTGGTAGCGTTCTGGCCGCGGCATCCTGGATGGCCGAACTGGGGATGCCCTATCACGGGAGCATTGTCGCCTGCCCGCAACTGGTGGGGTGGGAAGACATCAGAAGAAGCTGGCGTTTTCTCCGGGATAACGGGGCGAGGACGGTGCGCATCTTTCTCCCCGGTTTCACAAGATACGCTCCCCGCTTCCTTCGCTTCCCGCCGCAGGAGATGTACCGCCGGCTACAGGAGTTCGTGGAGGAAGAGGCCGCCCTCTCGGCAACACCCCTCATCATGGAGCCCGCTCCAGTGGGGGGAGATGCAGAACCCTTCAGAGCTGAGGTGGAAGGGGTCATTCCGGGATCGCCTGCCGCCGCTGCTGGTATAAGAAGAGGGGATGTGATAAAGAGGGTGCGCGGTAAGGATGTGCGCTCCCGGGTTGAGGCTTACAGGCTGCTCGAACGGTTGAGGTGCCCCGTCCTCGACATCGAGGGCAGGGGGCGGGTTTCTTTTCGGAAAGGGAGGGGGGAAGCGCCGGGAGTCGTTATGAATTACGACATCGATAGGGATCTGGTCAAAAGGCTTGCCGGTGCGATCGCGAACAACCGGGCCGGGAATGCGCTCTTGCTGGCCTCAGTATGGGGCAGGCCGCGCCTGGAAAGCATCCTTCCGGAGTTGTGCCGTTCCGGGGCGCAGGTGCAGATCCGCGCCGTTCCCAGCGTCATTTTTGGGGGGTCTATCGCCTCTGCGGGGCTCCTTACCCTCTCCGATTTTCGAAGGGCGCTCAACAGGGTTGTCGAGGAGGAGGGCGATGTTTTCGATCTCGTGCTGCTACCCGGTATTGCCTTTGACCGGTGGGGAAGAGACCTCCTCGGGCGCCCCTGGTGGGAACTGCGGCGTTGCACCAGAGGGAAGGTAGATATTGTCACCTGA
- the lgt gene encoding prolipoprotein diacylglyceryl transferase translates to MRPVLIHLGNFNIYSYGFFVALGIIVATLYLMNRVKRRGGSPETVIDLVLVTVISGVIGARLAYILLYDPRYYLEHPGRIFMLQEGGLAFYGAFILGLLASVIFLRKAKIPVLGFLDLVAPAVALGYAVARIGCFLNGCCYGRPTDLPWGVVFPVVDGLRRHPTQLYSVLAGLLIFAFLEWKTRKGIRFQGQIFSLFLILYGLLRAGIELLRENAQITGGPATASLAALALAAAGAVFYFVLKRLPREGCAARRGGS, encoded by the coding sequence ATGCGACCTGTTCTCATACATCTGGGTAATTTTAATATCTACAGCTACGGTTTTTTTGTTGCTCTGGGAATTATCGTTGCTACCCTTTATTTGATGAACAGGGTGAAGAGGAGGGGGGGATCCCCGGAAACGGTTATCGACCTGGTCCTGGTCACGGTGATATCCGGGGTCATTGGCGCCCGCCTAGCCTATATTTTACTTTATGACCCCCGTTATTATCTGGAACACCCCGGGCGCATTTTCATGCTGCAAGAAGGGGGGCTGGCCTTTTACGGTGCCTTTATTTTGGGATTATTAGCGTCCGTCATTTTCCTGCGCAAGGCGAAAATCCCCGTCCTGGGTTTTCTCGACCTGGTGGCGCCGGCTGTGGCCCTGGGTTATGCGGTAGCCCGCATCGGGTGTTTTTTAAACGGCTGCTGCTACGGTCGACCCACCGACCTACCCTGGGGTGTGGTTTTCCCGGTGGTAGACGGGTTGCGGCGCCACCCCACGCAGCTCTATTCCGTTCTGGCGGGACTCCTGATCTTTGCCTTTCTGGAATGGAAAACCCGCAAGGGTATCCGCTTTCAGGGGCAGATTTTTTCCCTTTTTCTCATTCTTTACGGCCTTTTAAGGGCCGGAATTGAGCTTCTGCGCGAGAACGCCCAGATCACCGGCGGCCCGGCAACGGCATCTCTAGCGGCTTTAGCCCTGGCGGCGGCAGGTGCTGTCTTCTATTTCGTTTTGAAAAGGCTGCCCCGCGAAGGCTGTGCCGCCCGAAGGGGAGGCAGCTAG
- the tsaD gene encoding tRNA (adenosine(37)-N6)-threonylcarbamoyltransferase complex transferase subunit TsaD has protein sequence MPDTWVLGIETSCDETSAAVVGDGRVIASSVISSQIAVHRRFGGVVPEVASRQHLDRITFVVDEALKEAGLGFSSISCLAVTVGPGLIGALLVGVAAAKAYSYALKIPLVPVHHLEAHLYANFLAHPELEPPFVCLVVSGGHTSLILLQDHLKYRLLGATRDDAAGEAFDKIARVLGLPYPGGPALEELAAAGDPCAIPFPRAWLEEGSTDFSFSGLKTAVINYLNRLREEGTSPYLPDVAASFQAAIVDVLVEKALLAAKKAGVGKVALAGGVASNSTLRRHFEKRAAEEGLDFYFPEKRLCTDNAAMVACAGYYHYLAGHRASLSQEAFAHYPLVPCE, from the coding sequence ATGCCAGACACCTGGGTACTGGGCATCGAAACGAGCTGTGATGAGACTTCAGCCGCCGTTGTCGGGGACGGCCGTGTGATTGCGTCCAGTGTTATATCTTCTCAAATAGCGGTGCACAGGCGGTTCGGGGGGGTCGTTCCCGAGGTCGCCTCGAGGCAGCATCTGGACAGGATCACCTTTGTTGTGGATGAAGCCTTAAAAGAAGCCGGCCTTGGCTTTTCCAGCATCAGCTGTCTGGCCGTCACTGTGGGGCCCGGTTTAATCGGGGCCTTGCTGGTCGGCGTTGCTGCAGCCAAGGCCTATTCTTATGCCTTGAAGATCCCCCTTGTACCGGTGCACCACCTGGAAGCCCACCTTTATGCCAACTTTCTCGCCCATCCGGAGCTGGAACCGCCCTTCGTCTGCCTGGTGGTGTCAGGGGGGCACACCAGCCTTATTCTCCTGCAGGATCACCTGAAGTACCGGCTGCTCGGCGCAACGAGGGATGATGCGGCAGGTGAAGCCTTTGATAAAATTGCCCGTGTGCTTGGGCTTCCTTACCCGGGTGGGCCTGCTTTGGAGGAACTGGCGGCCGCTGGAGACCCCTGTGCAATTCCCTTTCCCAGAGCCTGGCTTGAGGAGGGCAGTACGGATTTTAGCTTCAGCGGCCTTAAGACTGCTGTGATAAATTATCTTAACCGGCTCAGAGAAGAGGGTACCTCTCCTTACCTGCCGGATGTTGCGGCGAGTTTTCAGGCAGCAATTGTGGACGTGCTGGTCGAAAAAGCGCTCCTAGCGGCGAAAAAGGCGGGCGTTGGTAAAGTCGCCCTGGCGGGAGGGGTTGCCTCCAATTCCACTCTGCGGCGGCATTTTGAAAAGAGGGCGGCCGAGGAAGGGCTGGATTTTTATTTCCCGGAGAAGAGGCTTTGCACGGATAATGCGGCAATGGTGGCCTGTGCTGGATATTATCACTATCTGGCAGGCCACAGGGCGTCCCTGTCTCAGGAGGCGTTCGCTCATTATCCTCTGGTGCCTTGTGAATAA
- a CDS encoding DUF3006 domain-containing protein, which translates to MTRVIIRGVVDRIEGEQVVVLLGDEGVVLHLPRQFIPEVRESDLLSLDIRVEVPAEEVRKMSPKSLLERLAWRPDR; encoded by the coding sequence ATGACCAGGGTGATTATCAGGGGGGTAGTTGACCGAATCGAGGGTGAGCAGGTGGTTGTGCTTCTCGGTGACGAAGGAGTCGTCCTGCACCTGCCGCGCCAATTTATACCTGAAGTCCGAGAGAGCGATCTCCTCAGTTTGGATATCCGGGTGGAGGTGCCTGCTGAGGAGGTTAGGAAGATGTCGCCGAAGAGCCTCCTGGAGCGCCTGGCCTGGCGCCCCGATCGATAA
- the rimI gene encoding ribosomal protein S18-alanine N-acetyltransferase, whose translation MGKIADRVAVRYMEKGDLDEVLRIERSSFPAPWTETAFLSELENKYAHYFVLLLEGRIIGYAGMWMFAGESHVTTVAVAPEYRSCGYGRMLMNLLIDYSREHGVDTMVLEVRVSNIPAIKLYSSLGFRKIGIRRNYYAETREDAYVMLLQLRGWENREEDDQGDYQGGS comes from the coding sequence ATGGGAAAGATAGCTGACCGCGTTGCGGTGCGTTATATGGAAAAAGGGGATCTCGATGAGGTGCTCCGGATCGAGCGGAGTTCCTTCCCTGCTCCCTGGACCGAAACGGCTTTTCTTAGTGAACTGGAGAATAAATACGCCCACTACTTTGTGCTCCTGCTGGAGGGGAGAATTATCGGCTACGCCGGCATGTGGATGTTTGCCGGGGAATCTCACGTCACCACCGTTGCCGTTGCCCCTGAGTACCGGTCCTGCGGCTACGGCAGGATGCTCATGAACCTCTTGATCGATTACTCCAGGGAGCATGGGGTTGACACCATGGTTCTCGAGGTGAGGGTATCCAATATTCCTGCCATTAAGCTCTACTCCAGTCTGGGATTTCGGAAGATCGGCATCCGCAGAAACTACTATGCGGAGACGCGGGAAGACGCTTACGTAATGCTGCTCCAACTGCGGGGTTGGGAAAACCGGGAGGAGGATGACCAGGGTGATTATCAGGGGGGTAGTTGA
- the tsaB gene encoding tRNA (adenosine(37)-N6)-threonylcarbamoyltransferase complex dimerization subunit type 1 TsaB yields the protein MRVLGIETSTPLVSVAVAEEGAVLGEFALTTKQGHMQHLLPLIDSLLRGLDCSLEEIDGYAAAVGPGSFTSLRVGLATCKALAHATGKNVAGVPTLDVLARGLQGTSGLICPLLCARRDEVYTAFYVSSGAGIKRLSGYLALRPLDLAQRLGRELVAGVTFAGDGALEYWEIFRQYLGDRAALADPSRMWPRAELVAVMGLEVLKEKGGEDPGAVRALYVKPPAVRCQSDGKDS from the coding sequence ATGCGCGTCCTGGGAATAGAAACCTCTACCCCGCTGGTTTCAGTTGCGGTGGCGGAGGAAGGGGCGGTTCTGGGGGAGTTCGCCCTTACCACGAAACAGGGGCATATGCAGCATCTGCTCCCTCTGATCGACTCTCTGCTCCGGGGACTCGATTGTTCTCTTGAAGAGATAGACGGATACGCAGCAGCGGTCGGCCCAGGGTCTTTTACCTCCTTACGGGTAGGCCTCGCAACCTGCAAGGCGCTTGCCCATGCCACCGGCAAGAACGTGGCGGGAGTCCCCACACTGGATGTCCTGGCTCGCGGGCTTCAGGGCACAAGCGGGCTCATCTGCCCGCTGCTGTGTGCCCGCAGGGATGAGGTGTATACGGCTTTTTACGTCAGTTCAGGTGCAGGTATCAAGCGCCTGAGCGGCTACCTGGCTCTCAGACCGTTAGATCTGGCACAGAGGCTTGGCAGGGAGCTGGTGGCTGGCGTCACCTTCGCAGGGGACGGTGCCCTCGAATACTGGGAGATATTCCGGCAATACCTGGGTGACCGGGCGGCTCTGGCCGATCCCTCCCGGATGTGGCCACGGGCTGAACTGGTTGCAGTGATGGGACTGGAAGTCTTAAAGGAAAAGGGGGGAGAGGACCCGGGAGCGGTACGTGCTCTTTACGTCAAACCACCTGCTGTACGGTGTCAATCAGATGGGAAAGATAGCTGA
- the tsaE gene encoding tRNA (adenosine(37)-N6)-threonylcarbamoyltransferase complex ATPase subunit type 1 TsaE, giving the protein MWEIRSSGPAATEKVGYALGRLLKPGDTVSLVGELGAGKTVFVHGAAAGLDVVDTVSSPSFLIVQEYRGRLTVFHCDFYRLDSYQELEDIGWDDYFSRGGVILIEWGNRIPEALPESYLEVVIDRGRVENERLLRFIPHGSRYGGLVKELADRCASWE; this is encoded by the coding sequence TTGTGGGAAATCCGGTCCTCCGGCCCGGCGGCTACGGAAAAAGTGGGGTATGCGCTGGGCAGGCTCCTTAAGCCCGGTGATACTGTTTCCCTGGTTGGTGAGCTGGGAGCGGGAAAGACGGTGTTCGTACACGGGGCCGCCGCCGGACTGGACGTAGTGGACACCGTTTCCAGCCCGAGCTTTCTCATCGTCCAGGAATACCGCGGCCGTTTGACGGTTTTTCACTGTGATTTCTACCGCCTGGATTCCTATCAGGAGCTTGAGGATATCGGCTGGGATGATTACTTCAGCAGGGGCGGTGTTATTCTGATCGAATGGGGTAACCGGATTCCGGAAGCGCTTCCGGAGAGCTACCTGGAGGTGGTGATCGATCGCGGCCGGGTGGAGAACGAGCGGTTGCTCCGCTTTATTCCCCATGGCAGCCGTTATGGAGGGCTGGTAAAGGAGTTGGCAGACCGATGCGCGTCCTGGGAATAG
- the alr gene encoding alanine racemase: MKRPAWIEIDLSVLCSNVRELRRITNPRADVMAVVKANGYGHGLEEVSRAALKSGASWLGVALLQEALALREKGITAPILVLGYTPREYAEDVVRNDVSQTVTAWEDAVALAAAARRLRKRAKVHIKIDTGMGRLGFYPNRDTLEVICRLARLPGLEVEGIYTHFATADEEDKSYTEEQFARFQHLLKELAARQLFIRWKHCANSAALIDLPFTHLDLVRPGIAIYGYYPSSHVRHDLISLKPVMSLKARLAFVKEVPAGSRISYGGTFITRQRTRIATVPLGYGDGYSRLLSGKSEVLVKGVRAPVVGRICMDQLMVDVGHIPDVKQGDEVVLLGRQGEEEITAEELAKKLDTITYEVLCMLSVRLPRIYLNGSDSCCRC, encoded by the coding sequence ATGAAGCGCCCCGCCTGGATCGAGATCGATTTATCGGTGCTCTGCAGCAATGTGCGGGAGCTGCGCCGGATCACCAACCCCCGGGCGGACGTTATGGCCGTCGTCAAGGCCAACGGCTACGGGCATGGGCTGGAAGAGGTTTCCCGGGCGGCTCTGAAGAGCGGTGCCTCCTGGTTGGGCGTAGCCCTGCTGCAGGAGGCACTGGCATTGCGGGAAAAGGGGATCACCGCTCCTATTCTGGTGCTCGGTTATACCCCGAGGGAATACGCCGAAGATGTCGTCCGAAATGACGTCAGCCAGACGGTGACGGCCTGGGAGGACGCCGTGGCCCTGGCTGCCGCCGCCCGTCGCCTGAGAAAAAGGGCGAAGGTCCATATAAAGATCGATACCGGAATGGGGCGCCTCGGTTTCTATCCGAACCGGGACACCCTGGAGGTGATCTGCCGCCTGGCCCGGCTGCCGGGGCTCGAGGTGGAGGGCATATACACCCATTTTGCGACGGCCGATGAGGAGGATAAGTCCTATACGGAGGAGCAGTTCGCCAGATTTCAGCACCTTCTGAAAGAACTGGCGGCGCGCCAGCTGTTCATCAGGTGGAAACACTGCGCCAACTCCGCTGCTCTTATCGACCTTCCCTTCACCCATCTGGATCTGGTGCGGCCGGGGATCGCCATTTACGGCTATTACCCGTCCTCCCACGTCAGGCATGACCTGATCAGCCTGAAGCCTGTGATGAGCCTGAAGGCGCGCCTGGCCTTCGTTAAGGAGGTCCCTGCAGGGAGCAGAATTAGTTATGGTGGCACCTTTATCACCAGGCAGAGGACGCGCATCGCCACAGTGCCTCTTGGCTACGGGGATGGCTACTCCAGGCTTTTATCCGGCAAGAGCGAGGTTCTCGTCAAGGGGGTGCGCGCTCCTGTCGTCGGGCGGATCTGCATGGATCAGTTGATGGTGGATGTCGGCCATATTCCCGATGTGAAACAGGGTGATGAGGTGGTTCTGCTGGGCAGGCAGGGTGAGGAGGAGATTACCGCCGAGGAACTGGCAAAGAAGCTGGACACCATCACCTATGAAGTGCTGTGTATGCTCAGCGTCAGGCTGCCCCGGATCTACCTGAATGGGTCTGATTCTTGTTGCCGATGCTGA
- a CDS encoding bifunctional ADP-dependent NAD(P)H-hydrate dehydratase/NAD(P)H-hydrate epimerase, with translation MRLVQADEMRELDREATRRFGIPGLLLMENAGLSIVDVILKRFWDNKPQGKRILILAGPGNNGGDGFVVGRHLFNRGAEVKILITAPPDSYGGDAEVNLKIVSEMGIPLRVLEPERLREVEEMLAGADLVLDALFGTGFRGVPREPVASLIRLVNKAGKAVVAVDLPSGLEADTGRVAGDCVRAQVTVTMGMPKIGLYLEPGAQYAGEVVVGDISFPPELKTEEGGNYYLVDEEMVAAALPERLPTQHKGDFGHVLVIGGTRGYTGAAALASNAALRSGAGLVTAVVPEDLYPVAAAKLTEVMTFPAPGKDGGFDAGACAALMGLFGRATVLAVGPGLGQGEGTVSFLRELLERTDLPAVLDADALNILARDRRILTDPLFAERRKRWILTPHPGEMARLCGTGVGEIQSDRIGVAVRASREWGTTVVLKGARTVIAAPGSPVFINPTGNPGLASGGTGDVLAGLVAGLLAQGIAPVEAAFSGAFIHGLAADRIARQKGMAGLVAGDLLEEIPVVLELLARRKRSWRG, from the coding sequence ATGAGACTCGTCCAGGCCGATGAGATGCGGGAACTCGACCGGGAGGCCACGCGGCGCTTCGGCATCCCCGGTTTGCTTCTGATGGAAAACGCCGGGCTCAGCATCGTCGATGTGATCCTGAAGCGCTTCTGGGATAATAAGCCGCAGGGGAAAAGGATCCTGATCCTTGCGGGGCCCGGGAATAACGGCGGGGACGGCTTCGTGGTAGGAAGGCACCTTTTTAACAGGGGCGCGGAAGTAAAGATCCTGATCACCGCTCCCCCGGATTCTTACGGCGGTGACGCCGAGGTGAATTTAAAGATCGTCTCTGAGATGGGAATACCCCTGCGGGTTTTGGAGCCGGAACGGCTCCGGGAGGTCGAAGAAATGCTTGCCGGCGCCGACCTCGTTCTCGATGCCCTTTTCGGAACCGGTTTTCGCGGTGTTCCCCGCGAACCGGTGGCTTCGCTGATCAGGCTTGTCAATAAAGCCGGGAAAGCGGTGGTGGCGGTGGACCTGCCGTCAGGTCTGGAGGCGGATACGGGACGCGTCGCCGGAGACTGCGTGCGCGCTCAAGTCACGGTTACCATGGGGATGCCCAAGATCGGGCTTTATCTCGAGCCGGGTGCGCAGTATGCCGGAGAGGTCGTCGTCGGTGATATCTCCTTCCCTCCGGAATTAAAGACGGAAGAAGGAGGAAACTATTACCTGGTCGATGAAGAGATGGTGGCGGCGGCGCTGCCCGAGCGCCTTCCCACCCAGCATAAGGGGGACTTCGGGCACGTGCTGGTGATCGGCGGGACGCGGGGCTATACCGGCGCCGCCGCTCTGGCGAGCAATGCTGCCCTGCGCAGCGGGGCAGGGCTGGTGACGGCAGTTGTGCCTGAAGACCTTTACCCCGTCGCTGCGGCCAAGCTGACCGAAGTGATGACCTTCCCGGCTCCGGGGAAAGACGGAGGGTTTGACGCCGGCGCCTGTGCCGCGCTGATGGGGCTTTTCGGGCGGGCAACCGTCTTGGCCGTCGGCCCCGGCCTTGGGCAGGGGGAGGGAACGGTGTCCTTTCTCCGGGAGCTCCTGGAAAGGACGGACCTGCCCGCGGTTCTCGATGCCGATGCTCTCAACATTCTGGCCCGCGACAGGAGAATTCTTACCGACCCGCTGTTTGCCGAGCGCAGAAAGCGATGGATCCTTACCCCTCACCCGGGGGAGATGGCCCGCCTCTGCGGAACGGGTGTAGGGGAGATTCAGTCCGACCGCATCGGTGTTGCGGTGCGGGCGAGCAGGGAATGGGGAACAACGGTGGTCCTCAAGGGTGCCCGCACGGTTATCGCGGCGCCGGGGAGCCCGGTTTTCATCAATCCCACCGGCAACCCGGGGCTGGCGTCGGGGGGCACCGGAGATGTGCTGGCGGGGTTGGTGGCCGGATTGCTGGCCCAGGGCATAGCCCCTGTTGAAGCCGCTTTTTCCGGAGCCTTTATCCACGGGCTGGCGGCCGACCGCATCGCCCGGCAAAAGGGGATGGCCGGGCTGGTGGCGGGTGACCTGCTGGAAGAGATCCCGGTCGTGCTGGAGCTGCTGGCCCGCCGGAAACGGAGCTGGCGGGGATGA
- the acpS gene encoding holo-ACP synthase encodes MILGIGIDVIEIARVENALARWRRLRERLYTAAELEYCAGRGRPGASLAARFAAKEAARKALSPVMPGVVPWREIEVVMDRGRPQIALRGRAARLARGCGVESLPVSLTHSREYACAVVLVLGKKNGNTVREGGGSDETRPGR; translated from the coding sequence GTGATTTTAGGTATCGGTATCGACGTGATCGAGATTGCCAGGGTGGAAAACGCCCTGGCCAGGTGGCGCCGCCTGCGGGAGCGCCTTTATACCGCTGCGGAGCTCGAATACTGCGCAGGGCGGGGGAGGCCGGGGGCCTCTCTGGCCGCCCGTTTTGCGGCTAAAGAGGCGGCCCGGAAGGCTTTAAGCCCGGTTATGCCCGGTGTGGTGCCCTGGCGGGAAATCGAGGTGGTCATGGACCGGGGGCGGCCGCAGATCGCCCTCAGGGGAAGGGCCGCCCGGCTCGCCAGAGGGTGCGGGGTAGAGAGCCTGCCGGTCAGCCTCACGCACAGCAGGGAATATGCCTGTGCTGTTGTGCTGGTATTGGGAAAGAAGAACGGCAATACTGTTAGAGAAGGTGGGGGATCGGATGAGACTCGTCCAGGCCGATGA
- a CDS encoding oxidoreductase, whose product MNFQLLFSPIKIGTMEVANRFVVPPMGTNLANPDGTVSEELIAYWEARAKGGWGLLIVEITGVEPLAKAIPNQLGLWDDKFIPGFKKLVDAVHRYGTKIAVQIHHAGRQTSSAILGGEQPVAPSPVPCFVTRETPRELSTEEVYQLIEKFGDAAARAREAGFDAIEIHGAHGYLVAQFMSQHTNKRVDEFGGSLYNRMRFPVEVIRNVRRKVGGSFPIIFRMSADEKVVDGRNIEESIAVASIVEEAGVNALHISVGVYASMPYIVPPPDVAPGFNLSNAAEIKKAVSVPVIAVGRINDPVLAEQAIRTGKADLLAWGRQSLADPDLPNKVAAGRIEEISPCISCNQGCIGYIFNPDKMKCSCLVNPFCGREYKMKIEPAAQSKKVVIVGGGPGGLEAAWIAAARGHHVVLFEKEQSPGGQFRVGAIAPAKQDLTKAINYYTYMGKKCGVDFRFGTRADAGQVLAEKPDVVIVATGGEPSIPEIPGIDNPKVVTATDILLGKKAAGKKVLIIGGGLVGSETADFLGEHGHEVTIVEALPEIAEDVQESVKHFLLLRLKRHEVRIETNAKVIEILQDGVKVEKGGREKQLTGFDTVVIAVGAKSVNDLKPQLEGKVPELYVIGDASRPRKAIDAIEEAASLAIKI is encoded by the coding sequence ATGAATTTTCAGCTGCTTTTTTCTCCAATCAAAATAGGAACTATGGAGGTTGCCAACAGGTTTGTTGTTCCACCCATGGGCACCAACCTGGCTAACCCCGATGGAACGGTAAGCGAAGAATTAATCGCCTATTGGGAAGCCAGAGCGAAGGGCGGCTGGGGGCTGCTGATCGTAGAAATAACAGGAGTAGAGCCTTTAGCCAAAGCTATACCCAATCAATTGGGGCTCTGGGACGATAAATTTATACCCGGTTTCAAAAAACTGGTAGATGCTGTACATCGCTACGGCACCAAAATTGCAGTGCAGATTCACCATGCGGGCCGCCAGACATCCTCTGCTATCTTAGGAGGAGAGCAGCCTGTGGCCCCATCTCCTGTTCCCTGTTTTGTCACCCGGGAAACACCGCGTGAACTGTCTACCGAAGAGGTCTATCAATTGATTGAGAAGTTCGGCGATGCTGCAGCACGCGCCCGGGAAGCAGGGTTTGATGCCATAGAAATTCACGGTGCCCACGGCTATCTGGTGGCTCAGTTTATGTCACAGCACACCAATAAACGGGTAGATGAGTTCGGCGGTTCCCTTTACAACAGGATGAGGTTTCCGGTAGAGGTCATCAGGAATGTGCGCAGAAAGGTTGGGGGCTCATTCCCGATTATCTTCAGGATGAGCGCCGATGAGAAAGTAGTAGATGGGAGGAACATTGAGGAGTCAATAGCAGTTGCCAGTATTGTTGAAGAGGCGGGTGTAAATGCACTGCATATATCGGTCGGTGTTTATGCCAGCATGCCGTATATCGTACCCCCTCCGGATGTGGCTCCGGGCTTTAATTTATCAAATGCCGCTGAAATCAAGAAAGCGGTGTCAGTACCGGTAATAGCTGTTGGCAGAATCAATGACCCCGTCCTGGCCGAACAGGCCATCCGGACGGGCAAAGCAGATCTGCTTGCCTGGGGCAGGCAATCCCTCGCAGACCCGGATCTGCCCAATAAGGTTGCCGCAGGGCGCATCGAGGAGATATCACCCTGTATCTCCTGCAACCAGGGCTGCATCGGCTATATCTTCAACCCCGATAAAATGAAGTGTTCCTGTTTGGTGAACCCCTTCTGCGGTAGAGAATACAAAATGAAAATCGAGCCCGCCGCGCAGTCCAAAAAAGTTGTTATTGTAGGTGGGGGGCCGGGCGGCCTCGAAGCTGCATGGATAGCCGCAGCCCGCGGACATCATGTAGTGCTTTTCGAGAAAGAGCAGTCTCCCGGGGGCCAGTTCAGAGTGGGAGCCATCGCCCCCGCCAAACAGGATTTGACCAAAGCGATTAATTATTACACCTATATGGGTAAAAAGTGCGGGGTTGATTTCAGATTTGGGACTCGGGCTGATGCCGGACAGGTCCTGGCAGAAAAGCCGGATGTCGTCATCGTGGCAACAGGCGGGGAACCGAGCATTCCGGAAATTCCCGGAATCGATAATCCAAAGGTTGTAACTGCTACTGACATACTTTTGGGCAAAAAAGCTGCAGGGAAAAAAGTCTTGATCATCGGTGGTGGATTGGTCGGCAGCGAAACGGCAGACTTTTTGGGTGAACACGGGCACGAAGTGACGATTGTAGAAGCGCTGCCGGAAATTGCGGAAGATGTCCAGGAATCGGTAAAACATTTCCTGCTTCTGCGCTTAAAGAGGCATGAGGTCCGAATTGAGACGAACGCCAAAGTAATCGAGATATTGCAGGATGGTGTTAAGGTCGAAAAAGGCGGCCGGGAAAAGCAGTTGACAGGTTTTGATACCGTCGTAATTGCGGTCGGCGCCAAATCTGTTAACGATTTAAAACCACAACTGGAGGGAAAAGTGCCGGAGCTGTATGTGATAGGTGATGCCTCCAGGCCGAGAAAAGCAATCGATGCCATTGAGGAAGCTGCAAGTCTGGCAATTAAAATATAA